A single window of Psychromonas ingrahamii 37 DNA harbors:
- a CDS encoding PAS domain S-box protein, giving the protein MQRYYYLIITVGTCLFLLLGWQSYSNIEKQLRFALFETFNTTLSLTQQGVQSWVNENQHTVNTLAVADEVISLTEQLLAIKRTPESLKISALQSQIRKIIQPTLASHKLSGFFLISLDDINLASTRDENIGLVNLLSKQPNFLNKLKSGETVVTLPQVSDVLLENQEGKTMSNYPTMFMGTPVRDKNNKIIALLTLRIDPASNFIPLFQRGRLGETGETYAFNRQGVLISSSRFDDQLRNLGLLDKNQSSILNVTLPEFSLETSSIGDQGEKSSLTRMVQSALKGQSSSALLPYIDYRGIEVVGAWAWVEKLNLGIATTQDTDEALGPLNTARKIFIIFCSITIFGFFFALTLSELSRRKLLTEIKARQFAEKELHKLSIAVEQSPSSVMITDLEGIIEYVNPKFTEVSGFSRLETIGKNARILQDHGCSSDNYLDMWKQLRSGKSWIGELINQRKDGKEYIELIKMAPLVDQQGVTTNYIGVTEDITERKKNERETEYSKLMLESVLNTVGEAIITANKDGYIIMANQATADIWKHNIDDLIGMNLCELMPEKYREAHRNGMKRYLLSGQGKVLNRRIELEGLLATGEIFPMEILISDTRFGEERMFTAALRDITERKATERKMRRMQKMDAIGELSGGLAHDFNNLLGIIIGNLDLMSRKLEAGSKLLEQLETTQNAALRGADLTRRLLNFARHSALSSSIVNVNSVLANIQKMIAKSLTSKISLKTIFSDDLWMVKLDPGDLEDAIVNLSINARDAMPNGGELIFETRNIVVDNNVSQQKANLTPGEYVEVAVSDTGTGMSKEVSEYIFDPFFSTKEKNKGTGLGLTMVYGFVQRSKGQIYVSSKVSIGTTFKIYFPRSFSTSAAKLPLPEEISMIQTGTETILIVDDEKELAAVAQEMLRELGYTTICAYSAEEALKIIEEDRTIDLVFSDVVMQGAIGGFELAVAVANRYPNLKVLLTSGFTGQVESFDKYAQWEKNIITKPYRRDQLAKRIRATLDGSN; this is encoded by the coding sequence ATGCAAAGATACTATTATCTCATTATTACTGTGGGCACGTGTTTGTTTCTTTTATTGGGGTGGCAGTCCTATTCTAATATCGAAAAACAGCTACGCTTTGCTCTCTTCGAAACATTCAATACCACATTAAGCCTTACTCAACAGGGGGTGCAATCTTGGGTAAATGAAAACCAACATACCGTAAACACTCTCGCTGTTGCGGATGAGGTTATCTCGCTAACCGAGCAACTTCTAGCCATTAAACGCACACCCGAGTCTTTAAAAATCTCAGCCCTTCAAAGCCAGATTCGAAAAATTATTCAGCCGACTTTGGCATCGCATAAACTGAGTGGTTTTTTCCTTATCTCTCTTGATGATATCAACCTTGCATCAACCCGTGATGAGAACATTGGGCTAGTTAACTTACTTTCCAAGCAGCCTAATTTTTTGAACAAACTGAAGAGCGGCGAAACGGTTGTTACCCTGCCTCAAGTTTCCGATGTTCTATTGGAGAATCAAGAAGGCAAAACGATGTCTAACTACCCCACGATGTTTATGGGCACCCCGGTAAGAGACAAAAACAATAAGATCATAGCGCTGCTCACTTTACGGATAGACCCCGCATCGAACTTCATCCCGCTTTTTCAACGCGGTCGGCTCGGAGAAACGGGAGAAACCTATGCCTTTAATCGTCAAGGAGTTCTGATTAGCAGCAGTCGCTTCGACGATCAACTGCGCAATTTGGGGCTTCTTGATAAAAACCAGAGCAGCATTTTAAACGTCACTTTACCCGAATTTTCCCTGGAAACTTCATCAATAGGCGATCAGGGTGAAAAAAGTAGCTTGACTCGAATGGTGCAATCAGCGCTCAAAGGTCAGAGTTCGAGCGCGCTTCTCCCCTATATTGATTACCGCGGCATCGAAGTGGTGGGCGCTTGGGCCTGGGTTGAAAAATTGAACTTAGGAATAGCCACAACGCAAGATACCGATGAGGCTTTGGGCCCGCTAAATACGGCACGAAAAATATTTATCATTTTTTGTTCTATCACTATTTTTGGTTTCTTTTTTGCGCTGACATTATCTGAATTGAGCCGGAGAAAGCTATTGACTGAGATTAAAGCCAGACAGTTTGCTGAGAAAGAATTGCATAAACTCTCGATCGCCGTCGAACAGAGCCCGTCGTCCGTAATGATAACTGACCTTGAGGGTATTATAGAATACGTTAATCCAAAGTTTACAGAAGTGTCGGGGTTTTCTCGTTTAGAAACAATAGGGAAAAATGCCAGAATACTCCAAGATCATGGGTGTTCTTCTGATAATTATCTTGATATGTGGAAGCAACTAAGGTCAGGAAAAAGCTGGATTGGAGAACTGATCAATCAACGAAAAGATGGCAAAGAATATATTGAACTGATTAAAATGGCTCCACTCGTTGATCAACAGGGAGTCACCACAAATTACATCGGCGTGACAGAAGATATCACTGAACGTAAGAAAAATGAGAGAGAAACAGAGTATTCGAAATTAATGCTCGAAAGCGTGCTTAATACTGTCGGTGAAGCGATTATTACGGCAAACAAGGATGGCTATATTATTATGGCCAACCAAGCAACCGCAGATATTTGGAAACATAATATTGATGATTTAATCGGCATGAACCTGTGTGAGCTGATGCCTGAAAAATACCGTGAAGCCCATAGAAACGGTATGAAACGGTACTTATTAAGTGGTCAAGGAAAAGTATTGAATCGAAGAATAGAACTGGAAGGACTCCTTGCAACGGGTGAGATATTTCCAATGGAAATACTTATCAGCGATACTAGGTTTGGTGAAGAAAGGATGTTCACGGCTGCGCTACGTGACATCACGGAGCGTAAAGCTACCGAGAGAAAAATGCGCCGAATGCAGAAGATGGATGCAATAGGTGAACTATCCGGCGGCTTAGCACATGATTTCAACAATTTGTTGGGAATTATTATCGGTAATCTGGATCTAATGAGTCGCAAACTAGAAGCCGGGTCAAAGCTTCTAGAACAGCTTGAAACAACTCAAAATGCGGCTCTACGTGGGGCTGATTTAACCCGGCGACTACTTAATTTCGCCCGGCACTCCGCCCTCTCCAGCAGTATCGTGAATGTGAATTCAGTGTTAGCCAATATTCAAAAAATGATTGCTAAATCGTTAACGTCAAAAATTTCTCTTAAAACAATATTCAGTGATGATTTGTGGATGGTCAAACTTGATCCCGGTGATCTTGAAGATGCGATAGTAAATCTTTCGATTAATGCCAGGGATGCGATGCCAAACGGAGGGGAATTAATCTTTGAGACGAGAAATATAGTAGTAGATAACAATGTTTCCCAACAAAAAGCCAATCTAACACCAGGGGAATATGTAGAAGTTGCGGTCAGTGATACCGGGACCGGCATGTCTAAGGAAGTATCTGAATATATTTTTGACCCCTTCTTCTCCACTAAAGAAAAAAATAAAGGGACGGGGCTTGGTCTAACGATGGTTTATGGCTTTGTTCAACGATCCAAAGGTCAAATCTATGTCTCATCAAAGGTCAGCATAGGCACCACCTTTAAGATTTATTTTCCCCGCTCCTTCAGTACTTCCGCCGCCAAACTGCCTTTACCTGAAGAGATTAGCATGATTCAGACAGGCACTGAGACCATCCTTATCGTGGATGACGAAAAAGAGTTGGCTGCTGTCGCACAGGAAATGCTTAGGGAACTTGGATACACCACTATTTGTGCATATAGCGCCGAAGAAGCGTTAAAAATAATAGAAGAAGACAGAACGATTGATCTGGTTTTTTCAGATGTTGTCATGCAGGGGGCGATCGGAGGTTTTGAATTGGCCGTAGCCGTTGCAAACAGATATCCGAATCTGAAAGTGTTATTAACCTCTGGATTTACAGGACAGGTGGAATCCTTTGACAAATATGCACAATGGGAAAAGAATATTATAACTAAACCTTATCGGCGTGACCAGCTCGCTAAACGAATCCGAGCGACCTTGGACGGAAGTAATTAA